A genomic stretch from Candidatus Micrarchaeia archaeon includes:
- a CDS encoding tripartite tricarboxylate transporter permease, which yields MLKQPLFPLFSGLFGASLLGSSFMQNVKIPEQKIQSAIIDKTEIKKTMSLSIIASSLVSFLPGVGSAQAAVIASSFRKMREKSFLLMLGAVNSIVMLLSFVALYSIGKPRSGVAVFTGKFLPALSQQQLWLLLAVGLVAGCISVFLSLFFAKKFSAIMTRINYRWLCLGILVFITAISVLLSGPLSLLVLVTGAAIGMLTAFLGVRKIQMMGCLLLPVILYYLI from the coding sequence GTGCTTAAGCAACCCCTATTTCCCTTATTCTCTGGTTTGTTCGGAGCGTCTCTTCTTGGCTCGAGCTTCATGCAGAATGTGAAGATTCCTGAACAGAAAATACAGAGCGCAATAATTGATAAAACTGAAATCAAAAAAACAATGAGCCTAAGCATCATTGCATCCTCTCTTGTCTCATTTCTTCCCGGGGTCGGAAGCGCGCAGGCGGCGGTTATCGCGTCATCTTTCAGGAAAATGAGGGAGAAATCTTTCCTTCTTATGCTCGGCGCGGTGAATTCCATAGTCATGCTTCTGAGCTTTGTCGCGCTCTATTCTATCGGGAAGCCGCGGAGCGGAGTCGCTGTTTTCACGGGAAAATTCCTTCCTGCATTGAGCCAGCAGCAGCTCTGGCTGCTGCTGGCCGTCGGATTGGTTGCAGGATGCATTTCAGTTTTCCTCTCTCTGTTCTTCGCGAAGAAATTCTCTGCAATAATGACAAGGATAAATTACAGGTGGCTTTGCTTGGGAATTCTTGTTTTCATAACCGCAATCTCTGTTCTTTTATCAGGCCCGCTTTCCCTGCTTGTCTTGGTTACAGGGGCAGCGATAGGAATGCTGACTGCATTCCTCGGAGTGAGAAAAATCCAGATGATGGGATGTTTGCTTTTGCCTGTTATTTTGTATTATCTTATTTAG